The genomic interval aataaagtttttagaTGACGCGTGTTATCTTAATGTTCGAGTGGACCCCAcacaatttcatcaaataaaaaaatctgaGGGAAAAAAATTGTGTACAACGAATTACTTAatcttaaaaaaactaaaacaaacttTGACTTATGGTTTTAGTTTTCAGTGAactattaacttttatttttaatttaccttcaataaattaaataattgtatttcaGTAAAATTGCTTcaacaaataacatattattattactattatgtGCAAAAACAACCTTGAATACAGTAATTTTGGGACAGTAATAGAATTAAATGTCTTGGTTGCATTCAACAGCACAAATAGTTTTGAGAGTATTGTTATCATCAGAGACAAGTTTAGTGGTTTGTTATGGTGATGTGAGTTGTTTGTTAGTGAAGCAAGTGAAACATTCAACTGACATGAATTGTTTTTAGtgaagagagagagatagagagagagatatGATGCACAATGTTATATATTCCATAGTTGATGTCATTGAGCAGAATAGTTGTTCTCAAGAGAAGTTGAGTTGAGACACAAtgattgcaaaaaaaaaattagctcTATCATGTTACTTTCTCAGATCTACAAACAGTGCAGAATGCTCTACCTGATGGGACACAGAAGCTGAGAACAAAACTGGCCCATAATGAAGGACCTGTCTACTACAAATTTTCTCAAACTCTTCATTAGACAACACAAATTGCATGGCAAGCACACTACACAAATTTGGAGCTTTATCAGGGTTGATTCCCCCATCCAATGCAAACCCTTCAATTAAggatcatatcatatcatatatcAGATGCTGGCTGCTATTTAGTTAAAGGTGGAAGAACCtggaaaggagaaaaagaaaggtgaTGATGAAGGAACATAGCAAATTGGAGGAGAATTGTGTGCAAATGGAGTCATAAAGTGTGGATTATGATATGTAACAAAACCATGACCAAGGGTTTTTTTAAAGTGTGAGTTGCTTAGTTTTCATGGCATTCTGATTGAGGAGGGGGACCCCATTTGCAGAAATAGCTCATGGATTCAGCAAGTGTCTATTTTTGAGGTCCCATGGAAAGATAAACAAAACAACTTGGTGTACATATACTTAGTGGTATCCAAATTTTAGCAGTTAGTTGACTACCTTTAGTTTTGATGCAGGGGACCACAGcaacaacatttatttttagCTTGACTAAAGATAAAGCCATCACAAACAAAAGTGGAGGGTACATATTCAATTTTCAtgacatttttcctttttttcaggacatgtaaaaaataaaaataaaaataaagaaaaaaaaaaagctaaaaatTGTTAAGTTAAGCCTTCCATTTCCACCTgtgaataattaattacttttgatGACAGCAGAGAAACCACGAGGAAGTTATTTGTAGTTGAGAGAAGGAAAGACTAAAGTAGCAACTAATCATGCATCAGCTAACCTTTTCAGGCTTATGCATGCTCACCCAACATGTTTATTTTGGTAAAATCTTGTGCTTTGGTCATGCAAGCACTCTAGGAGGCTAGAACATAATGTAAGCTATtgaaaaacaaggaaaaaaagatGACCTAATCTAGTTGAATAAATCTTCTCCATCAAAAGGTAGCATGCTATAGGCTAGGGATGCATCTTAATTTAAGTCCTTTCATAGCAactaattattacattttaaacaATGAATGGCTCACATACTACAAATTATAGCCCTGCCTTTGCACATCAGCACAATAAAAAAATCCACACAGATATGTTATGTTccatctataataaaaaaaaggaccCTTTTCATCTACCAAATGTCCAAGCAATTAATAAAGGAATTGTGCTTGATGAGAAAAGAGCAACTGTATTACTTCAAAGGTAGACAGTCACTTTTAccaaaactattttttctttttacaattaatttattatatcactGTATGGAAGGTACTAATTTTTCATAAGGTAACCAATCACCTCTAGAtatcaacttttctttttttaattttaccccATTCTTGTTGCTTTTGGTTTGACCAATATTGTACAATAGATTCGTATATAAGTAACtacatatgtgtgtgtgtatatatatatatataaacaggCAGACATACTGTGAAAGCATACAAGGGCTTCTATCATCTTGCAATTATCTTGTTAGTTATGCCGTAGGTTCTCGTAAGCTTTCTTCTAAACTAATTAACCTGTGAACAATGACAAGTAAGAACAGTTAATGAAAATTATAGTATCAGAATTCTCAaggtaaaatcatttttctataaaatataggaataaaaagaagtgaaaaactGTAGAATGCCATGAAATTTTGTTGACATATTTTGTATTGATGCAGTACTGAAATTAATTACTCGGTAGAAGTTCTATCATATAAGCCTGACATATACTATGAATATAGCAGAGAAAATGAGAACAACTTTTGCAGCCAATCAGAGTTATGCAAcagaaaaaatcatatatgcAAGTGAAGAATGCTATCAAACACAAGGAGTTTGAATAAGTTATGGAGCAAGGACTATTCATGCAGGTTATTCCATATAAAGAACTGGTGACTGTTGTAGAAAAAGGTTCTGTGGGTGTCTACAATGTACAAGGTGACAAGTTAACATCTGCTTGTCACCATCTTATTACCGACAGGAAAAATGTGTAACTTCTCCATATAATTGATGTGGTATGCTCCTGTTGATGTTCATCAAAGCAATGAGAACTATGCAAATGGCTTACCCATTTTGCCACTCACAGTCTCATCAATATTTGCTGCTCCACTCATGTTTCCACTGCTGTTGCTGGGTGTAATCATTGTTTGACTATGTTGTACTGCCTGGGGACCATATCTAAATACATTGATTGGCTTCAAGACAAAAGTGAAAAACAGGGAAAATTAGTTTCAATAGGTAAACCATGGGAAGCTTATGAAGAACACATAAGGGGTTTTAGGagggaaaaagagaaataacTTTCTCTTGAAAGAAACCTGTTACCTGAGAAGCATTTTGCATAAGATGATAGCCCATGTAACGTGCATATTGCTCTGAAAGAGCTGGATTTTGCATTTGATTTTGGTAATTAAAGGCACCCAAAATAGGATTTTGACACATCAATGTCTGGTTTGGTGTCTGAGATGAAGATACAGGATGATCAAGAGGTACTCGTGGTAATTGCATTGGATTTTGAATGGGAGGGAAAGGAGAAGTAGCCATTCCCATACCCATTTGAGACATATAGTGTTGAATTCCTGGAAACATCATCGGTGCCATGCCAGATCCCATCCACATTAGCTAGCACcaagaacaaaattgtttatttcatttgttaGTAATGTAAGACAAATTTCATAAGCAAGATATTGTGTGGCACATTTACCTGGAGTTGTAACTGAAGTGATTTCAAATATTCTATTGCCTCTTCCAACATTGATGCTTTGTCTGTCTGCAGATACATTCCTTACTTAGTTTTCAAGACAATATGATAAGATCATATAAAGTGGAGAATCAATATCTAAGTACTTGAATTTTGTCTTCTTCACTTGATTgcttcattcaattttttttgtccaAATCTGATCCAATTGTTTTATGCTAAATAAGGCTCTCAACAGAAgtgattttcattttccttaaaaaatcaacaaattccttctttcttctttttataaagCAAATTTCACACATTCTGTGTTGACTGTGTCACTTTAAACGGAGCAGTCAGAGAATCACAATTGCAGCTTTATCTGACTCTGAATGCATTTCCAAAGAACAAGTTATGACAGTAGATTCCACGTTCATTATTATAACTAACCTTGCTACTGTGAGGTATGAGTTGTTGCAATGCTTTCATCTTCTCATTGATCCTATCTCTCCTTCTCTGCTTCAACAAAACAACACTGGCACTTGTAAGAACAAAGTTTACAAAAATTAACTTCACAAGAAATGTGCTAAAATTCCCACCCTTTCTGATAGATTATGCACTTCAGCAGCACGGTTCCTTCTAGCCGACCCTGTCCGTTGAGATGTCTTGTTGCCAACTGGTGATTTAAGTTCTGTGTCCTATTACACATAAAGATGCAGCTCAGTGTgtcaaagaataaaagaatCTAATCATGAAGATAATAACTGCAGAGAGTGCAGCTTCACCTCACTATGATCCTCAGATTCTTCCACGtctattgtttttcttttttggctCTGGTTTCTGGTGGATAAGGAACAAGTTTTTCCTAGACTACTACCTGAGCCACCAGAAGATGAAGTAGCAGTTGGTTCAAGCATCTCTGATTTCCCTTTCTCACACAGAGGAATTGTTCTTGGCACATCATCTCTGACAGCTTCAGGGTCAACAGATAAAGCAGTAGTCCAAACACCATTGCTTGATGCCCTGCTTGCATCTGGATCTTGGGTCATGTGATTGCTACCACAGTAACTTGATCCAACTGTCATCAATGAGCACTCTCTAACCTCATTTTTTGACATGTTACCAGTGATTTTGTCTCTAAAACGCCCATTAGGCAATGCTGAAGAAACATTAAGGGTAGGTGAAAAGTGAGAGAAGTTTTGGACCTTACATGGTCCACCACCCAagtcattattatttttctgagGTGAATCAGAAACATGGAATCTTGGAGCAGGTATAGGAATTCCTGAGAGTTCCTGAAAAGAGGAGGATTTCATAGTAGGTGATTGTGAACTTACAAGCACATGGGGGGCACCAGAAGCATCCAATTTGGTAAACTTTGCCTCTTCAAATGGCTTGATTTGCTTATAGGACTCAACATCACACTGTGGCAATTCAGATAAAAGGTTTGAACAGAATTCTTGTTCCAATGGATCCTCAAGAGGGTATTGGATCCATGAGACTGTCTCATCATCTTGAATCAAGTTACTTGAGTTCCCAAATGGCTCACTAGTCCTTAATGTTGATTGAAAAGCCCTGTGAAGAGGTCTCGGTGTGATCGAATTCACACCTGGTTTTCTATGTGTTTGGCTGTGCAACACTACCTGACCATTTTGCCACAGAAGCTCCACAAGTTCTTGGTCCACCCTGTAGAATTTGACCACATCACATGGATTGTTACAATTTAAGAAGAGTTAAATTGGGACAAGAACAGTATTCTGCTTTGACAGAAATAAATTCCACACACCCGATAGGCTTCTTTTCATTGTTGGTGATGCAGGAATCACTCCCAAAATTCCAATCAGGAACACTGTTGTCCATGGCTAAGCAAATCGGTTATCTGTTggcacaaaaagaaaagaactttaGATTTTGTGTAGAATAGAAAATCATAACCAAAGACCCTTTTGAGtgattttgtaatataatagaaaaatcatAAGCAAAGACCCTTTTGAGTGGCAGATTTTGACTCCTTATGCAAACACACCCTTTAAaagcataataaaataatctgtACCAGCAAACTGAATAATCAAATAagcataaacaaatatttaaaatgaaaaataataaaaggaatagaaagagaaagactTTGAGTGGGTCATGTTTGGAACTTTACTAGAAGAAGAGTGAACAAGCAAACCAATGAAATGGAACCATGACTGGTTTTTGCCATTCTGAACTCTGAATAAATAAATCACCAAAAAATTCAATTCCCAAGCTCCCAAAAAGGAAAATTCAACTCTCGGCCATAGTTAGAAAGTACGAGCACATTTACAAACCCAGAGAAACAAAAACCGATGAAAAACAAGAAtctaaacaaaacattaaaccCAACAAATTGAGCATATTTTGAGACAGGAAGCTGAACTGACTCTGCTAGCCTCATAAACAAACCCAAACTCAGAAAAACAGCTTTCCATAACAAAAAGCACACTTTGAAAACATAGGAAATGATGAAACTTTTTTCACTttcatgcaaaaataaagaaccCCATGATTCATTTTAATCATTACCATTATTTTCAACATAAAGAGAAGTAGCAGAAAAAGAAGAACTCCACCTGAGCTAAGGGCAAAggctggttttttttttttttttttcttttctgactTGCTGAACTTAGAAGGTTTCTACAAGCTAGAAACAGAGGCACCTCGtttgttctctctttctctgtctCTACAACTGTGAGAACAAAGTATATAGAAGAGTTTTTAACAGCAATAAAGACAGTGACATCAGCACACACAGAGAGAGAAACAGAACACACAATTCCTAAGGTAAAATGGTGCTTGTGCTTCTCAACTGCGAGAAAAACATTGCTACATGGAATAAATGAACATGGGACCAGTTGACGgctattagaaataaaaataaaatcataagaaAATTCAACAGATTTggtcaaaaagaaaatattattaaattttaagaattaaaaaaaaaaacttgaatttgCATGGACTGAAGTTTCTTATACTATCataaaatcacaaattttatataatcaaaagtacttaaattttaaatatcatctttaaaataaattttaattactttaaaaatacaacaaaaggTTTATAATACATGTTGTGATTGTTCAATGATTAcacatattaattaaattatattttcatgaattaaaacatgtttttatagTATTATATGTTGGTAACACggattatttgatttttcaagAATCAATTTGACGTTTACTTcacatcataatcataatcattaTGCGTAGCAGTAACGTAAATAATTGTGGTCTCTTCTTCTACATAAATGGGTTTAACATATCAAACAGaataaatctatttatttatttattttatttcatacttgtagaaaagaaaaaaagaatttaaaaatattttttaaaaatttaaagtaattcatacagaaattaatttttcaaaattttctgaaacaacactttgaaattttatttttatttgcttaTCAGGGTTTGGATAtgcatatttaaaatgaaaggaaatctAAAGCTTGAAGCACATGGTGGGTGCTATCTGAAGTTTCATGGAGGATGATGCCACTTGGCAGTGACAAGCTGTATATCCATTGGAGAAATGATAAGGGACAGTGGTGTCAGAAAAAGATGTGGCTATCATGCTCCAAGAACAAATCTcatattatatgttattatttttatttgttaaagatatatgatataattcattttaaattaatatattttagtatttttcagAACTACTGTTGTTTCAGTGTGAGAAATTGCAGGTGTGTATTGTTGCAGATAGATTATTATATGAAGTTATAAGACTGAATGAGAAGAAAggtattttagttttttggtgCAGAAGTCGATATTCTGGTTGTAAGAAACTGTTGAAGAAGGAGCTGACAGGCTTCCATTTTTCATGGGCAGAGTTGCACCACCCTTCCTGGCATGTGCCCAACAGGGCATACCACATCTTATTGTTGTTAAAGTTTATCATAGGATAAGACTGGAAATtaaactactttttttatttttactttttttactttctagAATTGCTTTAAGTTTTCTCATGTTAAAGATTAAAAGtacttatttagttttaatttatttaattaagagaTTAATAACTATGTATTCATACTACAAATGAATATTAACaagtgatatattttttagatgTCACCATATTTGAAAtgttaaagtatataaaaatatttgacaaatttcattgatatatatatatatatatatatatatatatatataacttttaaaataattattataaaatataacaagtttattacatatgatatatgataacggttcaaaaaccgttatttttatacttaaatttgacactaaacacactctttataacttataaactagtttgaaatcatgcattttgcttaagttaaagaataagagagtcaaatatgattttagtggtattatgtttggttttccttgttttggtaggatttaacatgaattgaatgaaggaagttgaagtaggaaagagttggactcaagaaaagatggaaaaatgcacaaaggaagaatcgcaacTATCGTTGAGCACTAATACACCATTGAGCAATCGCAGCCATCGTTGAGCACTAATACACCATTGAGCGCCAGCCTTGTTGTGAAGATCTCTGCCAAACGCTTAAGCACCAACACTAAGGGGGGAAATTGAGTATCGCGCCCACCGCTTAGCGCTACTCCACCGTTAAGCGGTGGCCTCTTCAGTAAATTCTCTGTCAAACGCCTGGGCGTCAACGTTGAGCGTCACTCTTGAGTGCCGCACCTACTGTTGAGCGGTAACCCAGAGCTAAGCACCAGTTTCGTGGGCCTGAACCAATTTCTgttgattttaatgaactatatattgatttttacGAACCAGAGAGTCTATCTTTTCACAGAAGGAGACGCAGAAACACACTCTTCACCCctcggaggcggattttggatgcagaagcttgataacggtctaaagaccattattttcatacttaaatttgatagtaaaacacaccctttatggcttagaatgagctttaaatcaagtaaaacacttagttgtgtcttgtgacagtcaaaagttggttttagcgatattatgcttgttttgcattattttgcattattttgcagggtgtttagatgaattaaagatggaagtgaagtaaggtgaacttagacccatgaaagaaggagtaaaatgatgaaaagaagggtcaagcaagccgctgagcgctagaatggtccactgagcgctcagagcgattagagggaaaccgctcagcggcaaaactgaccgctgagcgttAAAAGCGGCAAGaagcaaaccgctgagcggtgaatttaggcgcctgagcagttgtctgtttttttagctagattccataaatctttctgtaatctatctgttatctttttgggcttatatatagccccaatgcgaattagaaggggattcttttggcagagagaaatttccagagctattccacaccttggaggaggttccttggatgcttaNTCTCCAaccaaccaagtttagggttatttcttccattctttcaatattttcatttagtttcaccatgattatggtgaactaaaccctttgttgttgaggagcaatgtaatcttttcaaactctcatatattcaaattcttatttatttcatatgcttgtcatatacttgtttatcaattgttggattctcatctgtgctcaatgattttattgtttaactcattcagtaaaagatgtttgtctttatcgatatggggacgtacggtaatgtcatgaactggtgggaaattccttgattatgccaatatcgcctagggataggggtaggatggtcaattgtagttgcttccgatcgcattgcattattggttactaggggaggctagggatagcaagtcggtaattaataataagctcttttcaccaagggattgggttaagggtaaataagaaagtgtgcatggcaattagataagtaagtgaagtaaataagaagagtaaatatatgagagtggataagatgaaattgtaaacacCAACAATAAataccattcatccatagtttctcaaaaccaattgaatcaactgcattgcatgtttatttttgttctttgcatataaccaccaaatttattctcttctcaagtcttacgcgattaggttacatgaaaattaaggcctaagagtcctttgggaaaacgatactcggacttacctgtttatattactcgataacgatctggtacacttactagagacttaacaagtttttgacgccgttgccggggactcgtggtttaacttatctagtagtgtaaactgattaagtttgacttgattgtatatatctttttatctttttatttttttatttttaatttttttaaaaatataaaaaattctactagggtttgtgtttcttgtgcatgcagcaggagcccagacatacaagaagcaagaaaaatacgcaacctcttcttgaaggcttaagcgaagcaagagggagaaggagagtcagacgcccatctagggatttgtttccttcacctgacagattactatcaccttcaccaaatagaagaacaaaggagatggctgaaagaactcctccaagatgcACTCTTGCAGATCAATCAGATAcagttggccctttccattttatcAGCATAGTTATGCCtacagatcaaacgaccaacatggtgatgaatccaacacttatacacctaGTGCAGAGCAAAtagtttcatggcctgtcaaatgagaatccctatgaccatttgacagcatttagtgaatatgcaacacagtgaagatggcaggtgtatcagatgaaagagtaaggcttagtatgttcccgttctcattagaaggcaatgctaagacatggctcaattcctttcctgaaggaacatttatAACATGGGAAGttgtggctagaacatttgtcaacaaatattttccacagtctaaagttacccagggaaaactggagatctcatcattcaagcaaggcatggaagaaactttaagtcaagcatgggagcgattcaaaggactactaaggaaaacaccagttcacggatttgacaagacaaccattgttcttgcctaccttggtggactgaatatgcagtctaagatgatgttggacgcctgataacggttgaaaaaaagttattttcatatgtcaatttagaccaaattacaccctttaagacttagaacgagcttagaatcaagtaaaactcaataaataagtcagtcgagagtcaaaagctgtttttagagatattatgcttgtattgcattgttttgtagtgattttgatgaaagtgaagattggggttgaagatgaaggtcttagactcaagatagaggaagaaagttgaagaaaagaagagtcaagaaactgcccagcggcaaaattcaccactgggcggtccaaggcgaggagaaggcacctagCGTGGGCGTTgagcggatttgcgattagaggcaaaccgccgggcggtggacctCTGCCGCCGGGCGATGGcacgattaggggcaaaccgccgggcggcataagtgtgccgccaggcggttgtccgctgggcctgggcctgttttctatgacactcctcagctataaatagccctgttacgatttcattctcattcttttgacagaagagggtggccagacctaattttcactctctggagaggatttcttggatgcttaggctccttctcatcttatctagggtttgcttttccattctaccattattttcatctaggttcaccatgacaatggtgaactaaacccttttgttgttgggggaaacaatgtaatcttttgaaactctcttttattgaaactcttgtttatttatatgattcttcatatgctttgattatcaattgttgggttctcatctgcgcttaatgcttttatcgtttaactcattcgataactgttgtttgtctctattgatatgGGAATGTACAAtattgtcatgaactggtgagaaattccttgattaagaaataccaacgtagggatagggggtaggacgataaattgtttttgcttctgttcttaatgcattattaattgctaagggaggctagggatagcaagctggtaattagtaataggctcttttcgccgagggatctggttaagggtaggccaagaaagtttgcataacaatgagataatcaagcacattaaacaagaggagtagataagagggagtgaataagatgaaattgtaagcccccaacaactccattcatccatagtctttttcgtcaattgaatcaaccacattgcatgtttattttttgtcttcgcattcacaacaattaattctttctttacaagtcttacgattttaattcacacgaacgatcctttcgagtctcttgggaagaacgatatcggacattaccgattatattacttgtacgatctggtacacttgccagtgagtcaacaagtttttggcgccgttgccggggactcgaggttatttttagtagtgtgaattgattgacatttgacctgtttgtaattatttgtttttattttgttttgtttttttttctataaaagtgcttttagggtgtgtttcttgtgtatgtaggaaacgatacacactagaagcagaaaagaccagtaACCTCTATTGGAAGGACTCTCAaacaggagaaggaggaaagttagacgccctgcaagtgaaaattttccttctcctaaagaacttttgcactcttcaTTTGAGACCTCTACACAGAATATTGAGGAGATGAcagaccaacctcctcctaggcgtacacttggggacgcatccaacatggtgggtcctatgaacttcaacagcatagctttgcctgcagacaatgcaaccaatatggttGTGAACCCTGCTCTTATTCAGCTTGTTCAGAGTAATCAGTTTCAtggaatgttaaatgaaaatccatatgatcatttaaccactttcagtgagatttgcaacacagtgaagataaatgg from Vigna radiata var. radiata cultivar VC1973A unplaced genomic scaffold, Vradiata_ver6 scaffold_189, whole genome shotgun sequence carries:
- the LOC106778791 gene encoding transcription factor PIF4 isoform X1, translated to MDNSVPDWNFGSDSCITNNEKKPIGVDQELVELLWQNGQVVLHSQTHRKPGVNSITPRPLHRAFQSTLRTSEPFGNSSNLIQDDETVSWIQYPLEDPLEQEFCSNLLSELPQCDVESYKQIKPFEEAKFTKLDASGAPHVLVSSQSPTMKSSSFQELSGIPIPAPRFHVSDSPQKNNNDLGGGPCKVQNFSHFSPTLNVSSALPNGRFRDKITGNMSKNEVRECSLMTVGSSYCGSNHMTQDPDASRASSNGVWTTALSVDPEAVRDDVPRTIPLCEKGKSEMLEPTATSSSGGSGSSLGKTCSLSTRNQSQKRKTIDVEESEDHSEDTELKSPVGNKTSQRTGSARRNRAAEVHNLSERRRRDRINEKMKALQQLIPHSSKTDKASMLEEAIEYLKSLQLQLQLMWMGSGMAPMMFPGIQHYMSQMGMGMATSPFPPIQNPMQLPRVPLDHPVSSSQTPNQTLMCQNPILGAFNYQNQMQNPALSEQYARYMGYHLMQNASQPINVFRYGPQAVQHSQTMITPSNSSGNMSGAANIDETVSGKMGSSTFN
- the LOC106778791 gene encoding transcription factor PIF4 isoform X2, which translates into the protein MDNSVPDWNFGSDSCITNNEKKPIGVDQELVELLWQNGQVVLHSQTHRKPGVNSITPRPLHRAFQSTLRTSEPFGNSSNLIQDDETVSWIQYPLEDPLEQEFCSNLLSELPQCDVESYKQIKPFEEAKFTKLDASGAPHVLVSSQSPTMKSSSFQELSGIPIPAPRFHVSDSPQKNNNDLGGGPCKVQNFSHFSPTLNVSSALPNGRFRDKITGNMSKNEVRECSLMTVGSSYCGSNHMTQDPDASRASSNGVWTTALSVDPEAVRDDVPRTIPLCEKGKSEMLEPTATSSSGGSGSSLGKTCSLSTRNQSQKRKTIDVEESEDHSEDTELKSPVGNKTSQRTGSARRNRAAEVHNLSERRRRDRINEKMKALQQLIPHSSKTDKASMLEEAIEYLKSLQLQLQLMWMGSGMAPMMFPGIQHYMSQMGMGMATSPFPPIQNPMQLPRVPLDHPVSSSQTPNQTLMCQNPILGAFNYQNQMQNPALSEQYARYMGYHLMQNASQPINVFRYGPQAVQHSQTMITPSNSSGNMSGAANIDETVSGKMG